CTCAGCCCGTCCGACAGGCCCACCAGCGCGAACTTGCTCGCGCTGTAGGGCAGCAGGTGCGGGATGCTCACCTTCCCTCCAATCGACGAGATGTTCACGATGCGCCCCCAGCCCCGCCGCTTCATCTCCGGCAGCACCGCCAGCGTCGTGTAGAGCGGCGCCCAGAAGTGCACGTCCATCGCCTCGTCGAAGTCCTCCTCCGTCATCGACTCCAGCGGGCCCACCTGGATCGTCCCGGCGTTGTTCACCAGCACGTCCACCGCCCCGAAGCGCTCGTGCACCTGCGCCACCATCGCCTCCACCTGCACCCGGTCACTCACGTCGCAGGGGATCGCCAGCACCTCGCCAGCTCCGTCCTTCTCCAGCTCGTCCCGCGCCCGCGTCAGCTCCACCTCCTCCCGGGCGCTGAGGATGACCCGCGCTCCCTCCGCCAGGAACTGGCGGGCCAGCACCAGGCCCAATCCCCTCGAGCCGCCCGTCAACAGCACCGTGCGGCCCTCGAAGCTCACCTTCTCCCGCAGCAGCGCCCGGAGCCCCATCACCGCTCCCACTCCCGCGGCGGTCAGGGCTCCCAGCGACAGTCGGGAGGCCTCCTTCTTGTTCCGGCCTGCCATGTCGCTCCTCGCTGTTCCTGGTTCAGGGCGCGAACGCGCCCGTGGTGGCCTCGGGTCCCGTGAGCCGCTCCAGCAGCCGTCTCAGCTCCAGGTTCGTCGCATCCTCTCCCGTCACCCGCAGGCGCAGGATGCCGAAGGCGTCGTACACCAGGAACGTGGGCACCTCCTCCACGCCGTAGGCCCGCTCCATCGAGCCGTCATCCACCGCCACCGGGTGGCGGAAGCCCATCCTCTTCACGATGGCTTCGATGTCGTTGGTGTCCAACGCATGGCCCAGGTCCTCTCCCTCCATGGGCACGTGGACTCCGACCACCTGGAGGCCCTTGGGGATGAACTCGTCCAGCAACGTCTTGATCTTCGGCAGTTGCTCCTGGTTCGTCTTGCTGAGCTCGGACCAGAAGTACAGCAGGGTCGGCCGGCCACGCAGGTCGTGCACGTGCACGGGCGCGTTGATCCAACCGCCTTCGGGATCCAACAGCGTCAAGGGAACGTCGAGCGAGGACATGGGCAGGGCCTCCTCATGGAGAGGAATGAAGATGACGCGACTCAAGCTATGCATCCGCCCCACGCGTCCCCTCCCAGCCCCTCGCCCGCCCCCTCCCCACGCGGCGGGCGGGGCGTCGCCCTCCCCGTGTCTGGACGCCTGACGCATGGCGTCAGGGAGTCCCCATTTGACACCTTGTGTCAGGAATTTCTTGTTTCATGGGAATGGGGTACTTTCGGTTTTTGAGAATTTGGAAGTACAGTCGCCTCCGCCTGTCCGGCAGGCAGCCGGGCGGGTTACCCCCCCATGGCAGTTCGAGCAGGAGGCGTTCCCATGAAGAAGCTGTTCAGCGCGGCCATCATCGCCGCCACCGCATTGGTGGGCGCGGAGGCATCGGCCACCAACTACTCGCTGTGGATCCACGGCCGTAACGGCGGCGGCACCCAGCGTGGCAACTACGCCGACTTCAGCTACTGGGGCCCGAGCACCACCGCGGCCGGTGTGAACAAGAAGGCCGTCAACTGGAACGGCACGCAGAAGATCTCCGTCGAGAACTTCCGCATCCGCGACGCGCTCGACTGCTTCTGCACCGGCGCCAACTGGTGCTACATCGCCGCGCACAGCGCGGGCGATCTGCAGATCGGCTACGCCCTGTCCTTGTACGGCACCAGCCAGCGCTACAAGAAGAACGCCGTCCCCAACTCCAGCGGCGTGTGTGGCAACACCGACGGCACCACCCAGACGGGCTGGAACATCAAGTGGGTGGACGTGGCCTCGGGCGCCGGCGGCGGCAGCGAGCTGGCCGACCATGGTGACTGGGCCATGAGCGAGCCGCTCGTGAGCGACCTGGTCACCACCACGGCGCGCGCCATGTACAACCACAACACCACGACCGCGAAGTGGTTCTACCACTTCGCCGGTTCCAAGGGCACGGCCTACTCCGGCGTGCTCCCCGGCCAGGACGACGAGGCCGTGTCCTATCACTCCACCGGCGGCGTCTCCGGCTCCTCCGGCGGTTCCTACTGCAACCCCGGTGACCTGTTCTGCGGCGGTACGCTGAACACGGGCACCAGCGCGTGCAGCGACGGCCGGGCCAAGTGGTCCTACCACACGGTGGAGCTGCGCGATGACGGTGAGGCCTACAACCACTACTCCAGTGGCAACTGGAGCGGCATCGTCGGGCCCGTGCGCGCCGACATGGCCACCTACGCCTACTGAGCCGCTTCTGTCAGCATCGGACGTATCCCCATGACTTCGAATAGCGGCGCCCCCGTCACTCCTCCCCGGTCCGAGCGTCCCCCGCGCCGTGGCCGGTGGTTCCTCCTGCTCGTTCCCCTCGTGTTGGGAGTGGGCGGGGTGCTGCTATCCGTGGCGCTCGTCCGGCCGGGGGCGGCGGAGACGTCCGTGCCCGGGCCAGAGGAGCAGTTCCCTCCGGCTCCCGTGCCGGCCGGGCCTCCCTCTCGCGGGGCCGCGCGGCCTGCTTCTCCGGCTCCCGTGGTCCAGGCGTCCCTCTCGCCCGAGGAAGCCGAGCGCGAGGCCCAGCGGCAGCTCTGGGAGAAGCGGCTGGAGCGGGCGCGCTTCACGCTCGAGTCCTACCGCCAGTCCACGCGCTATCCGCATGAGTCGCGGCCCATCCAGGAGCATCCGGATCAGGTGTACCCGGCCTCGCCCGAGCGCACGCAGCCCCTGGGCAAGGAGCAGCGGGACATCTCGCTGCGCCTCGAGCAGGAGAAGGTCTTCGTCGTGGGCGACGAGGTGGTGCGCTTCTTCGTGGGCTGCGAGAACGCGCACACCCACGAGCCCCTGCCGTGCGAGGTGCACTCGGCCTTCGCCCACGAGGCACCGCACATGGCGGCGGCCGGGCAGCTCAGCTCGGTGCCGCTGGATTTCAACGACTCGGGGCGCAACGGCGACGACGTGGCCAGCGATGGCACGTGGACGGGGAGCTTCCAGCCGGCCCGCCAGGGCTTCGCCCTGTTCGAGGGCACGCTGCGCATCGAGTTCCGCGTGCGCGGCGGTAGTGCCGAGGGCGGTGCGTTCTTCGACATCCAGTTCACCTCGGCGCCTCCCGCCACCTTCACCGGCAAGGTGCGTGAGGTGGTGGAGAACGGCTCCCTCCAGCTCTACGTCGGCCTCCAGGTCCGCAAGCCCGGCCGCTACGTGATGGCGGGGCGGGTGGATGACGAGGCGGGCATTCCCTTCGCTTATGTGTCCTTCAACGAGGAGTTGGAGGCGGGGGCTCGCGAGGTGAAGCTCACCCTCTTCGGCAAGCTCATCCACGATGCCACCCCCGACTTCCCTCTCAAGTTGCGCGACGTCGAGGGCTTTCTCCTGAGGGAGCAGGGGGATCCGGACCGCTCGGTGGTGAAGGCGCTCGCCGGCTACGTGCACGCCACCCGGGAGTACACCCCGGACAGGTTCTCACCGGACGAGTGGACGAGCGAGGAGCGCCAGCGCTACCTCGACGAGTACTCCAGGGACGTGAACGAGGCCCAGGCGCAGGTGGACAGACTGGGCGGAGGGAAGGCGCCCCCTCGGACTCCCTGAAAGCGGGACTCATGGATCGGGTGGTTTCGCTTCATGCCGCGGAGCGCATGATTTGCGGCCCGGTGTGAGGCCGCGCAGCGGTTGCGTCAGCGGGTGCACGAAGACCTCGGATTTCGGGGGGGTTGCCAGGGTTCGAGGGGCCGAAGAAGTCGGCCCATGCCTTGCTACGTGTTGAGGTGTTCCCGCCCCTCCCCCAGGGGCCCCACCCCAGCACCGAGTGCTCGTATGAGCAACAGCCAGGCCTTCCCGAACCGAAACACGCCTCCGAGCAACGTCCACCCCCCCTCCGACAGCCAGGCGAACGACCTGCGGCTCGTCCCCGTGGAGATCGCCCCCGATACCTTCTGGGTGGGTAAGCGCGAGCCGGGCAACATCTTCTACGCCAACCCGTACCTGCGCCGCTTCCGGGGCACGGACGCCAAGACGGGCCGGCCCAACGAGTTCAACCTGCTCATCGACCCGGGCTCGAGCAGTGACTTCGCCCAGGTGTCCACCAAGGTGACATCGCTCATCGGTGGGTTGGATCGGTTGAGCGCCGTCTTCATCAACCACCAGGATCCGGACGTGGGCTCGTCGGCGAGCATCATCTCGGCGCGCTACGCGCCCAAGGCCGGCATCCTCTGCTCCGAGGACACCTGGCGGCTCATCGTCCACCAGAACCTGCCGCGCGGGCGCTTCATCGCCACGGAAAAGTTCAGCCACGGGCTCAACGTGCCCACCGGCCACCGGCTGCTGCCGGTGCCCTCGCCCTTCTGCCACTTCCGCGGCGCGGTGATGCTCTACGATCCGGAGACGCGGGTGCTCTTCACGGGCGACCTGTTCGGCGGCGTCACGGACGTCAACGCGCAGGGCCTGTGGGCGGACGAGTCGGATTGGAATGGCATCCGCGCCTTCCATCAAATCTACATGCCGGTGAACCTGGCGCTGCAGCGCGTGGTGGCCACCATCCGCCAGCTGGAGCCGGCGGTGGAGATCATCGCGCCGCAGCACGGGCGCCTCATCCGCGGGCCGCTCATCCAGATGTTCCTGGACCGGATGGAGAAGCTGCCGGTGGGCCTGGACATCATGGACGAGGCCCAGGACCGCTCGCACCTGCAGGCGTGGAACGCGGTGCTGGAGCGGGTGCTGACGCTGGCGCGTGGCTACCTGGGCGGCTCGGTGGACGAGAAGCTGATGGGCAGCACGGAGCTGACGGAAACGGCCCGGTTGCAGAACGGCCAGGTGTCCATCCAGCGGCTGGGGCGGTGGACGGTGGAGCACGTGGTGGAGCTGCTGTGCCACGGTGAGCCGCCGGAGATCTCCGGCCCCATCATGATGGAGGCCACCACGGCCGCGGCCGAGTACAACCTGCCCACGCCGCACCTGGACATCGAGGGCAATGGCGTGGCCTCGAACGTGTCGTTGCTCGTCGGCTGACGCCATGGATGAGGGAGGGCAGCTGCCGTGACGGACGAGGAGCACGACAGCGGGGTGGCGTACCTCAACCCCGAGGAGAGCGCGGCCCCGGCCCAGGCCCGGGCCGCCGTGCCGCGCTCCCGTGGGAGCGGCCCGGCGCGCACGCTGCTGCTGGGGAGCAGTGAGCATCCGCACGCCGGCACCCACCCCGTCGCGGTGCGTGGGCTCATCCCGGGGCAGGTGGTGGCCGAGCGCTACCGGGTGGAGCGCTGGCTGGGCTCCGGCGGCAGCGCCATGGTGCACGAGGTGACGGACCTCACCACCGGTGAGCACCTGGCCCTCAAGGTGCTCGCCGTGCCGAGCGCGGATGCCTCGCAGATCGCCCGCTTCCGCCAGGAGGTGGAGCACGCGCGGGGGTTGGAGCATCCCAACATCGTGCGCGTCCACGACGTGGGGACGGATGGGGACCGGCACTTCCTCACCACGGAGCTGCTGGTGGGGCAGGACCTCAAGCACCGCCTCCTGGGCCCCCGCCCGACGCTGGCGGAGGCGCTGCGGTGGCTCACGCACGCGGCGGCCGCGCTGGAGCACGCGCATGGGCGCGGCGTGCTGCACCGTGACGTGAAGCCGGGCAACCTCTTCGTCACGAAGCCGGGCGTGCTCAAGCTGATGGACTTCGGGCTCGCCAAGAGCGCGCACGTGGCGGGCGTGACGGCGCAGGGCGCGGTGCTCGGCACCCCCGAGTACATGGCTCCCGAGCAGATCTCCGGCGCGTTCCCCGTGTCGCCCGCCACGGACCTCTACTCGCTGGGCGTGGTGGCCTACGAGGTGCTCACGGGGCAGCTGCCCTTCCGCCACCCGCAGCCGGTGCCTCTCATGATTCTGCACGTGCAGCAGCCGCCCACGCCGCCGCGCACGCTCAGCCCGAGCC
This genomic interval from Archangium lipolyticum contains the following:
- a CDS encoding SDR family NAD(P)-dependent oxidoreductase, with translation MAGRNKKEASRLSLGALTAAGVGAVMGLRALLREKVSFEGRTVLLTGGSRGLGLVLARQFLAEGARVILSAREEVELTRARDELEKDGAGEVLAIPCDVSDRVQVEAMVAQVHERFGAVDVLVNNAGTIQVGPLESMTEEDFDEAMDVHFWAPLYTTLAVLPEMKRRGWGRIVNISSIGGKVSIPHLLPYSASKFALVGLSDGLRAELAQDGILVTTVCPGLMRTGSPPNAYFKGNHEAEYAWFVLGDSLPGMSMNAERAARKIVEACRRGDAEALIGMPAKVAALARTLAPGLTAALLAHVNRMMPQDSSTDRHRGRDSETPLTRSWVTQLTRRAAQKNNEELLH
- a CDS encoding TlpA disulfide reductase family protein, whose protein sequence is MSSLDVPLTLLDPEGGWINAPVHVHDLRGRPTLLYFWSELSKTNQEQLPKIKTLLDEFIPKGLQVVGVHVPMEGEDLGHALDTNDIEAIVKRMGFRHPVAVDDGSMERAYGVEEVPTFLVYDAFGILRLRVTGEDATNLELRRLLERLTGPEATTGAFAP
- a CDS encoding oxygen-binding di-iron domain-containing protein; the protein is MSNSQAFPNRNTPPSNVHPPSDSQANDLRLVPVEIAPDTFWVGKREPGNIFYANPYLRRFRGTDAKTGRPNEFNLLIDPGSSSDFAQVSTKVTSLIGGLDRLSAVFINHQDPDVGSSASIISARYAPKAGILCSEDTWRLIVHQNLPRGRFIATEKFSHGLNVPTGHRLLPVPSPFCHFRGAVMLYDPETRVLFTGDLFGGVTDVNAQGLWADESDWNGIRAFHQIYMPVNLALQRVVATIRQLEPAVEIIAPQHGRLIRGPLIQMFLDRMEKLPVGLDIMDEAQDRSHLQAWNAVLERVLTLARGYLGGSVDEKLMGSTELTETARLQNGQVSIQRLGRWTVEHVVELLCHGEPPEISGPIMMEATTAAAEYNLPTPHLDIEGNGVASNVSLLVG
- a CDS encoding serine/threonine-protein kinase, coding for MTDEEHDSGVAYLNPEESAAPAQARAAVPRSRGSGPARTLLLGSSEHPHAGTHPVAVRGLIPGQVVAERYRVERWLGSGGSAMVHEVTDLTTGEHLALKVLAVPSADASQIARFRQEVEHARGLEHPNIVRVHDVGTDGDRHFLTTELLVGQDLKHRLLGPRPTLAEALRWLTHAAAALEHAHGRGVLHRDVKPGNLFVTKPGVLKLMDFGLAKSAHVAGVTAQGAVLGTPEYMAPEQISGAFPVSPATDLYSLGVVAYEVLTGQLPFRHPQPVPLMILHVQQPPTPPRTLSPSLPEPFERMVLKLMQKKPDDRYASAAALRADLARLWPLALPPKAPSV